The Haloarcula laminariae genomic sequence TGGGAACTGGCGATGGACGGCAGCACCGCGAAGGACGGCGAGCTCCCCATCAACACCTCTGGCGGGCTGAAGTCCAAGGGCCACCCGCTGGGCGCCAGCGGCGTCGCCCAGGGCGTCGAGATATACGAACAGCTCGTCGGCGAGGCCGGCCCCCGGCAGGTCGAGGCCGACACCGCACTGGCCTGTAACGTCGGCGGCTTCGGGAACTGTGTCATCACCACCATCATGGAGGCGGCAGAATGACGCTCGAAGCAGGCATCTGTCCGAACGGTCACGTATCGTACCCGACCCACCCGCGCTGTCCGGACTGTGGCGACCCGCAGGACGAGACCGTCGACCTCTCCGACGAACGCGCCGAGGTCGTCACGTGGACCACCTCGACGGCGACCCCGCCCGGCGTGCGGGAGCCCAACACGCTGGCGATTGTCGAGTTCGACATCTCCCATCTGGAGTACGAGGACGCGTTCGTCCGCGCGATGGGTCAAGCGACGAGCGATGACATCGAGACCGGGGATGTCGTCGAACCGGTGTACGTCGAGGAGCTTCGGGACCCCGACGTGGGCATCAAGAGCGCGAACCCCGAGAGCACGGACTGGGACGGCTACCGCTGGGACCCGGTCTGAGTTGGAGTCGGACCACTACCGCCTGGCACCCGTGTGAGCCGGCGCTTGGACCACTACCGCCTGGCACCCGTGTGATTCAGCCGCTCGCCGCTCCGGAGCGCGGCTTCGATTCTGTCCAGCCCGTCGGCGACCGTGCAGTGGCCGCTGGGGCCGGCGTGGGGATAGACGCCCAGTAGCTCGCCGCCCTCCCAGTAGGCCACGCAGGCAATCGGGAGCGTCACCACCGAGTCGTCGCCGGTAACGGCGCTGTGCCGGTCGCGGCGGTCGAACGCCGGCGCGAGCGAACAGCCGTTGTCGGCGGCCCACTGCTCCAGCGCCCGGATATCCGAGTTTTGGTGTGGGTCGACACCGGTCGAGAGACGACTCCAGTAGGTGACTGTCACCTCGTCCACGAGGCGCTGCTGTCGGAGGGCGTCGGCCCGGCCGAGAACACTTGTCTGGCGCTGCTCGGTCCCGCTAGCGACCGGCGTGCGTAGATACACCGCTAACCGTTTGTTGTGACTCATGCTGTACTCCTGTTGAGTGCCCTACGACGGGTCGGGGGATAGCCGTATCGGTGCCCGTGATAGTCAGACTCAATCAGCCGTCGAGACTGTCGGGCTGGCGGGTGTCAGCGGCGTCCGACCCGATTCGAGGTCGTCGAGACACTCCTCGATAGAGCGGGGGGTTCCCCCGCGAGCGAACGGAGCGACCTGCACCAGGTCGTCGTCCTCGTAGACGGCGAGACACAGCGCGGGCAACACGAGTTCGGTGCGCTTCTCGCCGGTCTCCCAGCTGTAACACAGCCTGGTGTCGAAGAAGGGCGAGAGGGTCGCTCCGGCCTCGATAGCCCAGTCGAGGAACTCCTCGTAGCGGGTCTGTTCGGGACAGTCATCGTCCGCGACCGGAACGCGCTTCTCCCACACCGTGGTTCCGGTGGCGTCGATAGCGCCCGCACACTGCAGTTCCTGGAGCCGCTTCTCGACCGCGGCTCGACGTTTCTCCGACGGTGTGGGGAGGTCGGCTCTGACGAACAGCTCCGCACGCCGGGTCTGTGGACACTCGGTTTTGGACATCCCTACCTACTGATTCGGCTGTGGAATTATAAAACGTTATGTTTTTTGAATTATGTTTGTCTATATATCCCTTCTCACTCCTCGTCGCCCGTCGGGTCGTCCATATCGTCCTTGATAGACCGGAGTTCGGCGTCGACGTCGACCGGTACGTCGGTCCCCTCGCCGTCGAAGTCGTCGCCGGCGACGGACTCGCTCTCGGCCAGTCGCTCGGCGAGCGACGCCCGGAGCTCTCTGGCCTCGGTCAGCAGTTCCCTCGCCTCCGCGTCCGGCGGCCGTCCCTCCACGGCCCCCTGGAGGTCCGAGAGCGCGTCGTCGAGCCGGGCCAGCGTCGCGCGGCTCAACTGGGTCGCCCGCTCCTGGACGTCGCCGCCACTCGACGCTGTCGACGGCCGCCCGTCCGCCAGTCGCAGGGCCCGGCGGAGCAGTTTCAGCGCTTCGATATTAGTCTTCAGGACGAGTATCGCGGCCGGAATGGTCACGTCGCTGGTGAACCGGACGAGTTCGCTCGGTGTCGGCGGGCGTGGGCGGCCGTCCGCAGTGCGGGGTTCGACTTCCCCCTGGAGGTCCTGTAGCGTCCTGACGAGGTCCCCCAGCAGGGCGGCGATGTCGTCGTCGGGGTCGGTCATACCCCCACTTGGACTGTCCCACACAAAAGCCCGCCGAGGAAATTAGGCAGACCAAAACCCTTTTTGCTTTAGGCATGCCTAATCATCGCTAATGGCAACGAAGGCCGAGGAACTACGGGGCCCCGAGGCAGAGACCGAGGACTGTCCGACAGTGACCGCACACAAGAGCCACACGGAACGGACAGTGTTCACCGAGA encodes the following:
- a CDS encoding HTH domain-containing protein, whose product is MSHNKRLAVYLRTPVASGTEQRQTSVLGRADALRQQRLVDEVTVTYWSRLSTGVDPHQNSDIRALEQWAADNGCSLAPAFDRRDRHSAVTGDDSVVTLPIACVAYWEGGELLGVYPHAGPSGHCTVADGLDRIEAALRSGERLNHTGARR
- a CDS encoding DUF7547 family protein; this translates as MTDPDDDIAALLGDLVRTLQDLQGEVEPRTADGRPRPPTPSELVRFTSDVTIPAAILVLKTNIEALKLLRRALRLADGRPSTASSGGDVQERATQLSRATLARLDDALSDLQGAVEGRPPDAEARELLTEARELRASLAERLAESESVAGDDFDGEGTDVPVDVDAELRSIKDDMDDPTGDEE
- a CDS encoding HTH domain-containing protein — protein: MSKTECPQTRRAELFVRADLPTPSEKRRAAVEKRLQELQCAGAIDATGTTVWEKRVPVADDDCPEQTRYEEFLDWAIEAGATLSPFFDTRLCYSWETGEKRTELVLPALCLAVYEDDDLVQVAPFARGGTPRSIEECLDDLESGRTPLTPASPTVSTAD
- a CDS encoding Zn-ribbon domain-containing OB-fold protein translates to MTLEAGICPNGHVSYPTHPRCPDCGDPQDETVDLSDERAEVVTWTTSTATPPGVREPNTLAIVEFDISHLEYEDAFVRAMGQATSDDIETGDVVEPVYVEELRDPDVGIKSANPESTDWDGYRWDPV